In Oceaniferula marina, the following proteins share a genomic window:
- a CDS encoding sigma-70 family RNA polymerase sigma factor — MASHPPEINTFIKLLLEHQSALRAYIVSLMPGSDDAEDVLQNTNVVIWEKMNSFEDGSNFQAWIFAIARNMVKSQFRANKRHHSPSMDDELIQAIDQVWNQRPEKETTLRQRALDRCLEKLKPSDRDLIEVRYSKGKTLEQHAKRIKRSPDSLRTALSRVRAKLRNCVHKRLLLEGDVQ, encoded by the coding sequence ATGGCTTCTCACCCACCGGAAATCAACACGTTTATTAAGCTGCTGCTGGAGCACCAGTCGGCTCTGCGTGCCTATATCGTCTCCCTCATGCCGGGCTCTGACGATGCCGAAGACGTTCTCCAGAATACGAATGTCGTCATCTGGGAGAAGATGAACAGCTTCGAGGATGGAAGTAACTTTCAGGCGTGGATCTTTGCCATTGCCCGCAACATGGTGAAATCCCAGTTCCGAGCGAATAAACGCCACCATTCACCCTCGATGGATGATGAGCTCATCCAGGCGATCGACCAGGTCTGGAACCAGCGGCCGGAAAAGGAGACCACTCTCAGACAACGCGCACTCGATCGCTGCCTGGAAAAACTCAAACCCAGCGACCGCGACCTGATCGAAGTCAGGTACTCGAAGGGCAAAACCCTCGAACAACACGCCAAACGTATCAAGCGGTCCCCCGACTCCCTGCGCACCGCACTCTCCCGCGTGCGAGCAAAGTTACGTAACTGCGTCCACAAACGTCTGCTGCTGGAAGGAGATGTCCAATGA
- a CDS encoding glycoside hydrolase family protein, which produces MTRSLFILLSVLLLQPLAWSQTTDNLKLADKLEPITQANFFEEEGYATWGGHIVKEGDSYYLIYSRWKTKGGDWLTTSEIAIAQADDLAGPYRHLKVLLKGSGKGHWNELMAHNPKLKKFGDTWHLYFISSRPGKSRNHIRDSQRIGVATSTSITGPFVPSTQAIVEPAKPVFNITVNPGVTQRPDGSYLMILKGDIKAKTPEQAMPQRIQGLATSPTPTGPFSIQPQPAISGMDTEDASLWYDTKRKRYYAIFHAHHYIGLITSTDGIQWDKAQHSKVTGKSFPSPDGKAITVGSIERPFLYIEDGQAKALCLSTRRKGKGYNHGRCLIIPLKP; this is translated from the coding sequence ATGACCCGATCCTTGTTCATCCTCCTTTCGGTGTTACTGCTCCAACCACTTGCTTGGAGTCAAACAACGGATAATCTCAAACTCGCTGACAAGCTCGAGCCGATTACTCAGGCGAATTTCTTTGAAGAAGAAGGTTACGCCACCTGGGGTGGCCACATCGTCAAAGAAGGGGACAGCTATTATCTGATCTACTCCCGCTGGAAAACCAAGGGTGGTGACTGGCTCACGACATCTGAAATCGCCATCGCCCAAGCAGATGATCTGGCAGGACCCTACCGGCACCTCAAGGTCCTGCTCAAGGGCTCTGGCAAGGGACACTGGAACGAACTGATGGCACACAACCCCAAACTAAAAAAGTTTGGTGACACCTGGCACCTCTACTTTATCTCCAGCCGACCCGGCAAATCCCGCAATCACATCCGGGATAGCCAGCGTATTGGTGTCGCCACCTCAACATCAATTACCGGGCCGTTTGTTCCCTCCACGCAGGCGATTGTCGAACCCGCCAAGCCCGTCTTCAACATCACCGTCAACCCCGGCGTCACCCAACGCCCGGATGGCTCCTATCTGATGATTCTCAAAGGGGACATCAAAGCCAAAACTCCTGAACAAGCGATGCCGCAGCGCATCCAAGGCCTGGCTACCTCCCCCACCCCGACCGGACCGTTCAGCATCCAGCCCCAACCCGCGATTTCCGGTATGGATACCGAAGATGCATCCCTTTGGTATGATACCAAGCGCAAGCGCTACTACGCCATTTTTCATGCTCATCATTACATCGGGCTGATCACTTCTACCGATGGCATCCAATGGGACAAAGCCCAGCACTCCAAGGTCACCGGAAAATCGTTCCCATCTCCTGACGGAAAAGCCATCACCGTCGGTAGCATCGAACGTCCCTTTCTCTACATCGAGGATGGGCAAGCCAAAGCACTCTGCCTCTCCACCCGCAGAAAAGGGAAAGGCTACAACCATGGCCGCTGCCTGATCATCCCCTTGAAACCGTGA
- a CDS encoding sulfatase, whose translation MKPITCLLFLCTLASSVDAKTININLFNNAGSTESNQIINGDAAGNIPIAAQHWNNIGFNNGDLSGAAAQRNLSVKDDQGNSSAATFISSLNSAYVGYSGASQGEGSASSRSLMNSYLAFKPSDGGGLQINGLDSTFTSPGYRVYVYFDTDSSNRSHTLTLTPLESQAMVKAGDDSGTYSGTFVQTTGAGNYANFAVFENVTSRSFTLAMDSSVGRAAVNGIQIVSNDHVFPPSIESFSANDYYVTPGTAFNLSWQTTGATSISITPQIGDVTSLSTDGDGNTSSSATSTTTYTLTASNTGGSTTATLRMGVGLPKPNILFFLVDDMGWQDTSVPFHYDASGDPQPSANQTNKLRITPNMERLATQGMKFTSAYACSVCSPTRVSIMTGMNATRHHVTTWTHPSTPQDTGSNNIAHLKSPSDWHMAGMKPSDIALPKLLQETGYRTIHAGKAHFGTNSSFAGNPQAIGFDINIAGHGAGGPGSYLGTNNYGTGIWHVPGLEQYHGTDTFLSEALTLEMNKAITASVSDGVPFFAYMAHYAVHVPWQADSRFTANYPSLSGNALAYATLIEGMDKSLGDILTNLEQLGVAENTIVIFYSDNGSDAANPILRGKKGQYWEGGIRVPMIASWAKPDANNPFQSQLSIPAGSREDDIVSCEDMFATVASIAGASYSHPVDGHDLSPYFRATPGTHRPQEFIQHFPHGHNHDHFALMRQGDWKIIHQYSNGSTSLYNLANDIGESNNVAASHPERLMSMVRHLRQQLDAMGAQYSVNKNTNQAVPPALPNLPAVDVDQDGIPDLTEDKNQNGLVDPGETNPDNDNTDGDNINDGGEAKIGTDPLDLNSYFKQEQTLLGDGALQLTWPSSPTARFTIRSSTDLIDWSHIVADDIAAAAVGSQTSYTLPHSSSAQHFYQVVLK comes from the coding sequence GTGAAACCTATCACTTGTCTGCTTTTTCTCTGCACCCTTGCATCCTCGGTGGATGCCAAAACCATCAACATCAATCTGTTTAACAACGCTGGTTCGACAGAGAGTAACCAAATCATCAATGGAGACGCAGCGGGCAACATCCCGATCGCAGCCCAACACTGGAATAACATCGGGTTCAACAATGGTGATCTATCCGGTGCCGCGGCGCAACGCAACCTCAGCGTCAAAGATGACCAAGGGAACAGCTCCGCTGCCACCTTTATCTCCAGCTTGAATTCCGCCTACGTCGGCTACTCGGGAGCCAGCCAGGGAGAGGGCAGCGCCAGCAGCCGTAGCCTAATGAACTCCTACCTCGCCTTCAAACCCTCAGACGGTGGCGGTCTGCAAATCAACGGGCTGGACTCCACATTCACCTCTCCAGGGTACCGAGTCTATGTCTATTTTGATACGGACTCATCCAACCGCAGCCACACCCTCACCCTGACTCCCCTCGAATCCCAGGCCATGGTTAAAGCCGGTGACGATTCCGGCACCTACTCCGGCACCTTCGTCCAGACCACGGGAGCCGGAAACTATGCCAACTTCGCCGTTTTTGAAAATGTCACGAGCCGCAGTTTCACCCTCGCCATGGATTCCAGCGTGGGTCGCGCCGCCGTGAACGGCATTCAAATTGTCAGTAACGACCACGTTTTTCCTCCAAGCATTGAATCCTTTTCCGCCAACGACTATTACGTCACTCCCGGCACAGCCTTCAACCTCAGCTGGCAAACCACTGGTGCAACATCAATCTCCATCACCCCGCAAATCGGTGACGTTACCTCCCTCTCCACAGATGGTGATGGCAACACGTCGAGTTCTGCCACATCCACCACCACCTACACCCTGACAGCAAGTAACACAGGTGGCAGCACGACCGCCACCCTGAGGATGGGAGTGGGTCTTCCCAAACCAAATATCCTTTTTTTCCTCGTTGATGACATGGGCTGGCAGGACACCTCGGTTCCTTTTCATTATGATGCTTCAGGCGACCCGCAGCCGTCGGCCAACCAAACCAACAAGCTCCGCATCACCCCTAACATGGAACGGCTGGCGACCCAGGGGATGAAGTTCACCTCTGCCTACGCCTGCTCCGTCTGTTCACCCACCAGAGTCTCGATCATGACCGGGATGAATGCCACCCGCCACCATGTCACCACCTGGACCCACCCCAGCACTCCCCAAGACACAGGGAGCAACAACATCGCCCACCTCAAATCACCGTCCGACTGGCATATGGCGGGTATGAAGCCCAGTGACATCGCCTTGCCCAAACTCCTTCAGGAAACCGGCTACCGAACCATCCACGCCGGTAAAGCCCACTTCGGCACCAACAGTTCCTTTGCCGGTAATCCACAAGCGATTGGCTTTGATATCAACATCGCCGGTCATGGAGCCGGAGGGCCCGGGTCCTACCTCGGCACCAACAATTACGGCACCGGCATCTGGCATGTCCCGGGACTCGAACAATACCACGGCACCGACACCTTCCTCTCCGAAGCCCTCACGCTGGAAATGAACAAAGCGATCACAGCGTCCGTCAGCGATGGCGTTCCCTTTTTTGCCTACATGGCACATTATGCTGTTCACGTTCCTTGGCAGGCAGACAGCCGGTTTACAGCCAACTACCCCAGCCTCAGCGGTAACGCCCTCGCCTACGCCACCCTGATCGAAGGCATGGATAAATCCCTGGGGGATATTCTGACGAATCTCGAACAACTCGGCGTCGCCGAAAATACCATCGTCATTTTTTATTCCGATAACGGTAGTGATGCAGCCAACCCCATCTTACGTGGTAAAAAAGGACAGTATTGGGAAGGTGGCATCCGCGTACCCATGATCGCCTCATGGGCAAAACCCGATGCCAACAACCCATTCCAATCCCAGCTCAGCATTCCGGCCGGAAGCCGGGAGGATGATATCGTTTCCTGTGAAGATATGTTTGCCACGGTCGCCAGCATCGCAGGAGCCAGCTACAGCCACCCGGTCGATGGCCACGATCTGAGTCCCTACTTCCGTGCCACTCCGGGAACCCACCGACCGCAGGAGTTCATCCAACATTTCCCACATGGGCACAATCATGACCACTTTGCGCTCATGCGTCAGGGCGACTGGAAAATCATCCACCAGTACAGCAATGGAAGCACATCCCTCTACAACCTCGCCAATGACATCGGTGAATCAAACAACGTGGCCGCCAGCCACCCGGAACGATTGATGAGCATGGTCCGCCACCTCCGGCAACAGCTTGACGCCATGGGCGCCCAGTATTCGGTCAATAAAAACACCAACCAGGCCGTCCCTCCGGCTCTGCCTAACCTCCCTGCCGTTGATGTCGATCAGGATGGCATCCCGGACCTCACAGAGGATAAAAATCAAAATGGCCTGGTCGACCCTGGCGAAACCAATCCGGACAACGACAACACCGACGGCGATAACATCAATGATGGAGGGGAAGCCAAAATCGGAACGGATCCGCTCGATCTCAACAGCTACTTCAAACAGGAACAAACCCTTCTCGGAGATGGTGCACTCCAACTCACCTGGCCATCCAGCCCAACGGCCCGTTTCACCATCCGGTCCAGCACCGACCTCATCGACTGGTCCCACATTGTCGCCGATGATATCGCGGCTGCAGCAGTCGGATCTCAAACCTCCTACACGCTGCCACACTCAAGCTCTGCCCAACATTTCTATCAAGTCGTGCTCAAGTAA
- a CDS encoding sialate O-acetylesterase, with the protein MKIRTLLAILLPFLAVTSFANTINVNLAIGSDDANTIDTGEKASVGIPGGQTHDGSLWNHIPLRSSGQGAPGLFTAASQNGNHIDLNDTSGADSGVDMVSSGAFYANYANASGANASASGDGALMQSYTLANNSESISLSGLSTWAPHGYRVYLYFDIGPFTRTYGFTVSDGLTSQSYFTADTAGSDSDTDNDGVINWIESTATTSATAITDANYAAFGTFTGDTLTISGADTNRAPICGFQIVPIPASISVNFGIALNDANAVDAGESSIVGMPGSQTTDGSKWNNINLRASGAGAPSTFTAATQGANHINLNDSSGADAGVDMTSSGSFYSNFANSSSPNQSNTGDGGLMQSFLNLNSSESITLDGLASWAPHGYKVYAVFDIGSATRTYAISMTDGTSNQTFWTEDTSGTDADTDNDGVIGWIPSTATSSTSAVTDANYAEFGTFTGNTLTISGDATSGRATLSGLQIVAQTEPSANIVSFTATPSSFTAGESVTLHWNVTDADSVTIDQGVGSVSSTGSSILTPTASTTWTLTATRGNTIITAQTSATLSKGPIDVYLLSGQSNMQGTARSYKLSAELLSIPEIMLYAAGSGVSGSIANKWVGLQPANGSTFGPEMGFGERLRDLCPGRNIALIKYAASGNSLEINFKPGANATDTGNWGGSFTAMVNTFNNGIAALETDGWQPVIKGMCWQQGEQDAKDGLNVPESNTSADDYGANLSHFIDRIREQFANHASPDGIRFVLGQVLPYAPAGGDVDTRFPGRELVRQAELELDEDSGAALAKNNTATVPTNSTDHPSHEQEVDGFKDTDEVHLNATAQLALGKGMAYKMFKLTPLSYTEWSAGHSLIGSATDDDDLDGLDNISEFYLGSHPTNAMDLALPSGQLETIDGKDYLTLAFQRNLNALGTQATPQVSQDLIHWNDEEAPVFIRSIHHGDGTATLHYRSPWSLSAPSTQRTFLRLLITP; encoded by the coding sequence ATGAAGATCCGAACTTTGTTAGCAATCCTGCTTCCGTTTCTGGCAGTTACATCATTTGCCAACACGATCAATGTCAACCTTGCGATTGGCTCAGACGATGCCAACACGATTGACACAGGAGAAAAGGCAAGCGTAGGGATCCCCGGCGGACAAACCCATGACGGATCATTGTGGAATCATATCCCCCTCCGATCATCCGGACAAGGCGCACCAGGCCTCTTCACCGCAGCGAGCCAAAACGGCAATCACATTGACCTCAATGATACTTCCGGTGCTGATTCAGGGGTCGATATGGTATCCAGCGGGGCCTTCTACGCCAATTACGCCAATGCAAGTGGAGCCAATGCCTCCGCATCAGGCGACGGAGCGTTGATGCAAAGTTACACTCTCGCGAACAACTCGGAGTCCATTTCCCTCAGCGGACTATCCACATGGGCGCCTCACGGTTACCGAGTTTATCTCTACTTCGATATCGGCCCCTTCACCCGCACCTACGGCTTTACTGTCAGTGATGGATTAACTTCTCAATCTTACTTTACAGCCGACACCGCAGGATCAGATTCTGATACAGATAACGACGGTGTAATCAACTGGATCGAGTCGACTGCAACTACATCAGCAACCGCGATCACTGATGCCAACTATGCTGCCTTCGGAACTTTCACCGGTGACACCCTGACCATCTCGGGTGCCGATACCAACCGCGCTCCGATCTGCGGTTTTCAAATTGTCCCCATTCCCGCAAGTATCAGCGTAAACTTTGGTATCGCACTCAATGACGCCAACGCCGTCGATGCCGGTGAGTCCTCCATCGTGGGCATGCCAGGATCTCAAACCACCGACGGATCCAAATGGAACAACATCAATCTCCGGGCATCAGGGGCAGGAGCACCAAGCACCTTCACTGCCGCGACCCAAGGCGCCAACCACATCAATCTCAACGATTCCTCCGGTGCTGATGCAGGTGTTGACATGACATCAAGCGGATCATTCTACTCTAACTTTGCCAACAGCAGCTCACCTAACCAATCGAACACAGGTGACGGTGGGCTCATGCAAAGCTTTCTCAATCTGAATAGCTCGGAAAGCATCACACTCGACGGCCTAGCCTCCTGGGCACCCCATGGCTACAAGGTCTATGCGGTATTTGATATCGGCTCTGCCACCCGAACCTACGCCATCAGTATGACCGATGGAACCAGCAACCAGACATTCTGGACGGAGGACACTTCAGGAACCGATGCAGATACCGACAACGATGGCGTCATCGGCTGGATTCCAAGCACCGCCACATCATCAACATCGGCAGTCACGGATGCCAACTACGCCGAGTTTGGAACCTTCACCGGCAATACCCTCACAATATCCGGAGATGCCACCTCCGGTCGGGCCACCTTGAGCGGCTTACAAATTGTGGCTCAAACCGAACCCTCCGCCAACATTGTATCCTTCACTGCCACTCCCAGCTCCTTTACCGCAGGCGAATCCGTGACTCTCCATTGGAACGTGACCGATGCGGATTCGGTAACCATTGATCAAGGGGTAGGATCGGTATCCAGTACTGGCAGCAGTATCCTCACTCCCACAGCCAGCACCACTTGGACTTTAACCGCTACCCGCGGGAACACCATCATCACCGCCCAGACATCCGCCACTCTGAGCAAAGGCCCCATCGATGTCTACCTCTTGAGTGGACAGTCGAACATGCAAGGGACGGCACGGAGCTACAAGCTGTCAGCCGAACTACTCAGTATACCCGAAATCATGCTCTACGCCGCAGGCTCAGGTGTGTCCGGATCGATCGCCAACAAATGGGTCGGCCTCCAACCCGCCAACGGCAGCACCTTCGGACCGGAAATGGGTTTCGGTGAACGACTCCGCGACCTTTGCCCGGGACGGAACATCGCTCTGATCAAATACGCTGCCAGTGGCAACAGCCTGGAAATCAACTTCAAACCCGGAGCCAATGCCACAGACACCGGCAACTGGGGCGGATCATTCACCGCCATGGTCAACACCTTCAACAACGGAATCGCCGCACTCGAAACCGATGGCTGGCAACCGGTCATCAAAGGGATGTGCTGGCAACAAGGTGAGCAGGACGCAAAGGATGGTTTAAACGTACCCGAGTCCAACACCAGTGCCGACGACTACGGAGCCAACCTCTCTCATTTTATCGATCGCATCCGGGAACAATTTGCAAATCATGCCTCACCGGACGGCATCCGCTTTGTGCTAGGTCAGGTCCTTCCATACGCACCTGCCGGCGGCGATGTGGACACCCGATTCCCCGGCCGCGAGCTCGTGCGTCAAGCGGAACTCGAGCTGGATGAAGATTCCGGAGCAGCTCTGGCTAAAAATAACACCGCCACCGTGCCCACCAATAGCACCGACCATCCAAGTCACGAACAAGAAGTCGACGGATTCAAAGACACCGATGAAGTCCACCTCAATGCCACGGCACAACTCGCCCTTGGGAAAGGGATGGCATACAAAATGTTTAAACTCACACCGCTCAGCTACACCGAATGGTCAGCCGGCCACAGTCTCATCGGATCAGCCACCGATGACGACGATCTCGACGGCTTGGACAACATCTCGGAATTCTACCTTGGCTCTCATCCTACAAATGCCATGGACCTCGCCTTGCCCAGCGGTCAGCTCGAAACCATTGACGGAAAGGATTACCTCACCCTTGCCTTCCAACGCAATCTGAATGCACTGGGAACACAAGCCACCCCCCAGGTGTCCCAGGATCTGATCCACTGGAATGATGAGGAAGCACCTGTCTTTATCCGCTCCATCCATCATGGTGACGGCACCGCCACACTTCATTACCGCTCACCTTGGAGTTTGTCTGCCCCCAGCACACAACGCACCTTCCTTCGCTTACTCATCACACCGTAA